A stretch of the Bacillus sp. FJAT-18017 genome encodes the following:
- a CDS encoding cold-shock protein — translation MEQGTVKWFNAEKGFGFIEREGGEDVFVHFSAIQSEGFKSLDEGQKVTFDVEQGARGPQAANVQKA, via the coding sequence ATGGAACAAGGTACAGTTAAATGGTTTAACGCAGAAAAAGGTTTTGGATTCATCGAGCGCGAAGGTGGAGAAGATGTATTCGTTCATTTCTCTGCAATCCAATCTGAAGGTTTCAAATCATTAGACGAAGGTCAAAAAGTAACTTTCGACGTTGAGCAAGGTGCACGTGGACCTCAAGCTGCAAACGTTCAAAAAGCTTAA